In Oryctolagus cuniculus chromosome X, mOryCun1.1, whole genome shotgun sequence, a single window of DNA contains:
- the RAB9A gene encoding ras-related protein Rab-9A yields the protein MAGRPSLLKLVLVGDGGVGKSSLLNRYAADRFDARLPHTVGVEFLDKDVEVDGRRVTLQLWDTAGQERFRSLRAPFYRGADACLLAFALDDARSFRGLAGWRAEFLRYAGVRRPDGFPFVVLGNKADVAARQVAAAEARAWCARHGGCAYFETSARDGANVAAAFEEAARRVLAAEEREAGEGPALLAAADTVRLHDTVRLHRREPEPRPSCC from the coding sequence ATGGCGGGCCGGCCGTCGCTGCTGAAGCTGGTGCTGGTGGGCGACGGCGGCGTCGGCAAGAGCTCGCTGCTGAACCGGTACGCGGCCGACCGCTTCGACGCGCGGCTGCCGCACACGGTGGGCGTCGAGTTCCTGGACAAGGACGTGGAGGTGGACGGCCGGCGCGTGACGCTGCAGCTGTGGGACACGGCGGGCCAGGAGCGCTTCCGCAGCCTGCGCGCGCCCTTCTACCGCGGCGCCGACGCCTGCCTGCTGGCCTTCGCGCTGGACGACGCCCGCAGCTTCCGCGGCCTGGCCGGCTGGCGCGCCGAGTTCCTGCGGTACGCGGGCGTGCGGCGGCCCGACGGCTTCCCCTTCGTGGTGCTGGGCAACAAGGCGGACGTGGCCGCGCGGCAGGTGGCGGCGGCCGAGGCCCGCGCCTGGTGCGCCCGGCACGGCGGCTGCGCCTACTTCGAGACGAGCGCCCGCGACGGCGCCAACGTGGCCGCCGCCTTCGAGGAGGCCGCCCGGCGCGTGCTGGCCGCCGAGGAGCgcgaggcgggggaggggcccgCGCTGCTGGCCGCCGCCGACACGGTGCGTCTCCATGACACGGTGCGTCTCCACCGCCGGGAGCCCGAGCCGCGCCCGTCCTGCTGCTGA